CGGTTCACGTGCACCATGTAGCAGACGAGCATTTGCGCGTAGAGACGATTGATCGCGTGCCAGGTCTCGGCGCTGCCGAGCTCGCTCGCGCCGCCGCCCACGCCGCGTCCCGGGCTGCTCGATAAGCCGAAGATCACGTCCGCGCCGTCCGCGGCTGCCAGCGCCGCGCTGGTGGGATGCCACAGGTCCTCGCAGATCAGCATGGCCTGCCGCCCGTGCGCCGTGTCGAAGGCCCGCACGTGCCTGCCCGGCGCCAGATCGCGCGCCTCGTCGAACAGGCCGTAGGTCACCAAATAGACCTTTTGATGGACGTGCAGCAGGCGGCCGCCGGAGGCGCACGCCGCCGCCGGGACGAAACGGTGGTCGGCGGTGCGCTCGATGAAGCCGAAGACGATGTCGATGTCGCGGCTGGCATCCAGGATCGGCGCGAGACTGGCGTCGTCACGCGGGACGGCGACATCGGCAACCAGATCGCTGAGGAAGTATCCCGTCAAGGACTGCTCTGGAAACACGACCATGTTGCAGCCGGCGGTTGCGGCGCGGTCGGCGTATTCGAGATGGGTGGCCAGATTGTGCGCCACGTCGCCCAGACGGGGGCGGATTTGTGCCAGCGCTACCCGCAGATCCCGCACGGGCGCCCCTTCCGGTATCCGGCGTGGCGCCAGTCTAGCCACTGTGCCGGCGCATCCGTGGCGGGCCGCGCCGCGGGCCGGGCGTCGGCGAGCCAGTCCAAGAGTTGACGGGTATCGCCGCCGGGCCTAAATTCGACCGTCACGGTCTGGCGGCGAACCACGTTCGGGCTCTGGGAGGCAGAAACCCAGCGGGCGCCGTCGTAGCGTCTGCCTCCGAGGAGTTCCGCGCATGCGTAAGTGGTTCGTCATCGCCATTGTCAGCCTGTTGGTCGCCGGAGCGGTCACCTCCGTCCAGGCCATCGGCTGCGACCCCCACCAAGGCACCCCGATCGAGGGCGGCTGCCTGTACACCATCACCGGCGGGGACACGCCGGACCCCAGCGACGGCTTTCCAGTCGTCGACACCGGCGGCATCGACTGGTACTCGTGCGTGCGCACGCTTGACCTCCAGGATGTCGGCTACCCGATCGGCCAGCAG
The genomic region above belongs to Chloroflexota bacterium and contains:
- a CDS encoding carbon-nitrogen hydrolase, whose product is MRDLRVALAQIRPRLGDVAHNLATHLEYADRAATAGCNMVVFPEQSLTGYFLSDLVADVAVPRDDASLAPILDASRDIDIVFGFIERTADHRFVPAAACASGGRLLHVHQKVYLVTYGLFDEARDLAPGRHVRAFDTAHGRQAMLICEDLWHPTSAALAAADGADVIFGLSSSPGRGVGGGASELGSAETWHAINRLYAQMLVCYMVHVNRVGFEDGVNFWGGSEVVAPDGTCLVRAPQFEEAFVVADLPDSRLRRQRTRLPLRRDENTELVSREFARIAGERRDG